In a genomic window of Chitinispirillales bacterium ANBcel5:
- a CDS encoding glucose-1-phosphate cytidylyltransferase — translation MITVSIKVSKMEQLSNLQAVILCGGQGTRIRSVTEKRPKPLIDIGGKPILWHIMKTYSFYGVRSFVLCLGYKGEMIVDYFENYHSRNHDFTMKINDKEQKKFHYNGCKCEDSDVDDWEITFAHTGEETMTGGRLKRIEKHIDTDRFFCTYGDGLSDLDLRELYSTHIQSGKTATLTGVHLPTTFGVVETTEDGTVTSFREKPSLAGVINGGYFVFEKEIFDYIEGDATVLEDRPFRILVRDSKIGMFKHEGFWHCMDTYKDYESLNTMWKKRKAPWRIW, via the coding sequence ATGATCACAGTTTCAATAAAGGTAAGCAAAATGGAACAACTCTCTAATCTTCAGGCTGTAATACTCTGTGGTGGGCAGGGCACCAGAATTCGCTCTGTAACAGAAAAAAGGCCAAAGCCTCTTATCGATATAGGCGGAAAACCTATACTTTGGCATATCATGAAAACCTACTCCTTTTACGGGGTGAGGAGCTTTGTGCTGTGTCTGGGGTATAAAGGTGAAATGATCGTTGATTACTTCGAGAATTATCACAGCCGCAACCATGATTTCACTATGAAAATCAATGACAAGGAGCAGAAGAAGTTCCATTACAATGGCTGCAAATGTGAGGACAGTGATGTTGATGATTGGGAGATAACATTCGCGCATACCGGAGAGGAAACAATGACCGGGGGCAGGCTAAAGCGCATAGAAAAACATATTGACACCGATCGCTTTTTCTGTACCTATGGTGATGGGTTATCTGATTTGGATTTAAGAGAACTGTACAGTACACACATTCAAAGCGGTAAAACCGCTACTCTTACCGGAGTTCATCTTCCCACTACTTTTGGGGTGGTTGAGACTACAGAGGATGGCACCGTTACCAGTTTCAGAGAGAAACCATCGCTTGCGGGGGTTATTAACGGTGGATACTTTGTTTTTGAAAAGGAGATATTTGACTACATAGAGGGTGATGCAACGGTACTTGAAGACAGACCCTTTAGAATACTTGTGCGTGATTCTAAGATAGGTATGTTTAAACATGAGGGGTTTTGGCACTGCATGGATACCTATAAGGATTACGAATCACTAAATACTATGTGGAAAAAACGTAAAGCTCCCTGGAGGATTTGGTAG
- the rfbG gene encoding CDP-glucose 4,6-dehydratase — protein sequence MNGTDLEKMFGSVYKGKKVLVTGHSGFKGSWLSLWLCEMGAQVSGYSLTSPTTPNHYSLLDMEIDSTTADILDKEKLGRTISRIKPDIVFHLAAQPLVRLSYDEPVETFTTNVIGTLNVLDECRKSDSVQACVVVTSDKVYENREWVWGYRETDPFGGYDPYSASKGCTEVAVASYRRSFLNPDKYGQSHNLLVATARAGNVIGGGDWALDRLLPDVVRAVSKKEPVVIRNPGAIRPWQHVLECLSGYLLLGEKLLRGNAGYAQGWNFGPEDKDALTVEQVMLEVEKSWPAFKYTIDDQRDNHPHEAKYLKLDCSKAKNALGWKTVWDAEKAINTAIRWYKSFYEVGKADSVNDLYAYIQEAGNGGNAWAHF from the coding sequence ATGAACGGCACTGATTTAGAAAAAATGTTTGGTTCTGTTTATAAGGGAAAAAAGGTGTTGGTTACGGGGCATAGCGGATTTAAAGGCTCCTGGCTTTCATTATGGCTCTGTGAAATGGGAGCTCAGGTAAGTGGCTATTCACTTACTTCTCCTACCACTCCAAACCATTACTCCCTTCTTGACATGGAAATTGATTCAACCACAGCAGATATTTTAGATAAAGAGAAACTGGGAAGAACAATAAGCAGGATAAAGCCCGATATAGTATTTCATCTCGCGGCACAGCCTCTGGTTCGTCTATCATACGATGAGCCGGTTGAGACATTTACCACCAATGTGATCGGTACTCTTAATGTACTCGATGAGTGCAGAAAAAGTGATTCTGTACAAGCCTGCGTTGTAGTTACCAGTGATAAAGTGTATGAGAACAGAGAATGGGTCTGGGGTTACAGGGAGACCGATCCTTTCGGTGGTTATGATCCTTATAGCGCTTCAAAGGGGTGCACTGAAGTCGCGGTGGCAAGTTATCGTCGTTCCTTTCTTAACCCTGACAAGTATGGGCAAAGTCATAATCTGCTTGTCGCTACCGCAAGGGCCGGCAATGTAATAGGAGGGGGTGACTGGGCTCTGGACAGACTTTTACCCGATGTAGTAAGGGCGGTTAGTAAAAAGGAGCCGGTAGTAATTCGCAATCCAGGCGCCATAAGACCATGGCAGCATGTGCTTGAGTGTCTTAGTGGCTATCTTCTTTTGGGTGAAAAACTTCTCAGAGGGAATGCCGGTTACGCTCAGGGTTGGAACTTTGGCCCCGAAGACAAAGATGCGCTTACGGTTGAGCAGGTAATGCTTGAAGTGGAAAAATCCTGGCCTGCTTTTAAATACACTATCGACGATCAACGCGATAATCATCCCCATGAAGCCAAATATCTTAAACTCGACTGTTCAAAGGCTAAAAATGCCTTGGGGTGGAAAACAGTCTGGGACGCGGAAAAGGCGATAAACACTGCTATCAGGTGGTACAAAAGTTTTTACGAAGTTGGAAAAGCAGATAGTGTAAATGATCTCTATGCATACATACAAGAGGCTGGTAACGGGGGCAACGCATGGGCACATTTTTAA
- a CDS encoding NAD(P)-dependent oxidoreductase, which yields MGTFLITGVNGFLGHSVLEALLRTGNDKIIGVDIQEQAKVRGEPTRLTYKRVDVGDSGCIKELIDLKPDTVIHLAGVLAKSEDVRSQLELFKGNEGSTHNMLQVARANRSHFLFSSTGLVYGNQPGPFFEDTRVSPEDYYSLSKYCAEEMVRFFSMRYSIPSTIFRIAVLYGPDQKASMFIPSLVSAINNNEQFKMTAGEQKRDFIYIDDVVSAFCMAVRNSVTGLYNLGTGNAVKMIDAANMAMSIAQKNDLLKVGALPYREKESWEYNLNSEKFKRRTGWSAETDLKSGLEKLLKLKAY from the coding sequence ATGGGCACATTTTTAATCACCGGAGTGAATGGTTTTTTGGGCCATAGTGTATTGGAAGCGCTGCTTCGTACAGGTAATGACAAGATAATTGGAGTTGATATTCAGGAACAGGCGAAGGTAAGAGGTGAACCAACGCGCCTTACTTATAAAAGAGTTGATGTAGGGGATTCCGGATGCATAAAAGAGCTCATTGATCTTAAACCGGATACAGTGATTCACCTTGCCGGTGTTTTAGCAAAGAGTGAAGATGTCAGATCTCAGTTGGAATTATTTAAAGGCAATGAGGGATCAACTCACAATATGCTGCAGGTCGCGCGAGCCAACAGAAGTCACTTCCTGTTCTCTTCAACCGGACTTGTGTATGGTAACCAACCAGGTCCTTTTTTTGAGGACACCAGGGTTTCTCCTGAAGACTATTATTCTCTTTCAAAGTATTGTGCAGAAGAGATGGTACGTTTTTTCTCAATGAGGTATTCAATTCCCAGTACCATTTTTAGAATCGCGGTTCTTTATGGACCAGATCAAAAAGCTTCTATGTTTATCCCCTCTCTGGTGAGTGCAATAAATAATAACGAACAGTTTAAAATGACTGCCGGGGAGCAGAAGAGAGATTTTATTTACATCGATGATGTGGTCAGTGCCTTTTGTATGGCGGTTAGAAACAGTGTTACAGGACTGTATAATCTTGGAACGGGTAACGCTGTAAAAATGATTGATGCCGCGAACATGGCTATGAGCATTGCCCAAAAGAACGATCTGCTTAAAGTGGGAGCTTTGCCATACAGGGAAAAAGAGTCCTGGGAGTATAATCTTAATTCAGAAAAGTTTAAGAGAAGAACCGGGTGGAGCGCTGAGACTGATCTGAAAAGCGGGCTTGAGAAACTGTTAAAACTGAAAGCGTACTAA
- a CDS encoding tetratricopeptide repeat protein: MKTKTLYILILIKVLFAFSTSECFSDAEELMDREKYSEAINVLQECEEGPEVSKLLGEAYFELFMVDQALGHLRKALEFDPSDKEIRIRYARVLAYNQEFRASIDEFTSLKEEYPQSREVLMGLAKSLGWDRKYRRATEIYESLLESDPDDYEVMLEIGILRGWERKYREAVAVFDKIIELPDAGDIKLLAKVNKAEVLGWQRRFDDAIEEYKKALSINPELIDAYLGLGTIYEWQGKYKEAIKKYEEALSVDPQNYEVKAKLEQLMWVR, encoded by the coding sequence GTGAAGACTAAGACACTATACATTCTTATACTTATTAAGGTGCTGTTTGCTTTTTCTACTTCTGAATGTTTTAGTGACGCAGAGGAGCTGATGGATAGAGAAAAGTATTCTGAAGCTATCAATGTGCTTCAAGAGTGTGAAGAAGGACCAGAAGTCTCTAAACTTCTCGGTGAAGCGTACTTTGAGCTATTTATGGTTGATCAGGCTCTTGGTCACCTGAGAAAAGCGCTTGAATTTGACCCTTCAGATAAAGAGATTCGAATACGGTATGCTCGGGTACTTGCGTATAATCAGGAGTTCCGTGCTTCAATTGATGAATTTACAAGCCTTAAAGAGGAGTATCCCCAAAGCAGAGAGGTGCTTATGGGATTAGCAAAATCTTTGGGATGGGATAGAAAGTACAGAAGGGCAACTGAAATTTATGAATCGTTGCTTGAAAGTGATCCCGACGATTATGAGGTAATGCTTGAAATTGGAATACTGAGAGGTTGGGAAAGAAAGTACCGGGAAGCTGTTGCGGTATTCGACAAGATTATAGAGTTGCCTGATGCAGGAGATATAAAACTTTTGGCCAAAGTTAATAAGGCTGAGGTTTTGGGATGGCAAAGGAGATTTGATGATGCAATAGAAGAGTATAAAAAGGCTCTTTCAATCAATCCTGAATTAATTGATGCTTATCTTGGTTTGGGAACGATATACGAGTGGCAGGGCAAGTATAAAGAAGCGATAAAAAAGTATGAAGAAGCACTGTCGGTTGATCCTCAAAACTATGAGGTGAAGGCGAAACTTGAGCAACTTATGTGGGTAAGATAG
- a CDS encoding glycosyltransferase family 2 protein, translated as MSEVLDTTVVESKTDVKTQTPVRKCISGCRDTVSLVERVCLIALITLGIESALFFLFWWFEPQHRRNNLFFVFLSFAIGWGVFRTVINWFYLFFITGTNHKKVKEGLSVDVFTTAMPGEPYEMFEKTLSAIAKIQYPHTSYLLDGGNDPKLQKLCQKLGVIHLDCSKVEGAKAGKVNYAMQRSSGEYILVIDPDHIPEDNFFHQVLGHFDDPQVGFVQVVQGYYNQSESFVARASAEQTYDFYGPTMMGMQGLGTTVAIGANCTFRRSALESIGGHAVHLAEDLVTSIRLHASGWKSAYVPYKLTSGLAPGDLGAYFKQQLKWCTGMFGAFSQEVLPRFKKLKFSQKLHYLFAGSYYLEGLATAITCILPIIFLFFGLWAVEMEFTEFLIHLAPYALMCLVISWYVQRWFRHPDEKGFLWRSMVLKKGTWPIYIIGLINWITRQKVPYLPTPKKKECKTFTGLVIPHLFIVVLSVAAVVYSILTYDRMESGVWVMIFFAVCNVILMLPVVVIAHSQWFTSKGGSNE; from the coding sequence GTGAGTGAAGTATTGGATACCACAGTTGTAGAAAGTAAAACAGATGTAAAGACTCAAACCCCTGTTAGAAAGTGTATTTCGGGATGTAGGGATACTGTTTCGTTAGTAGAGAGAGTTTGTCTTATTGCTCTAATAACCCTTGGAATAGAATCCGCACTGTTTTTTCTTTTCTGGTGGTTTGAACCTCAGCATAGAAGAAATAATCTGTTTTTTGTTTTCCTCAGTTTTGCGATTGGTTGGGGAGTATTTAGAACTGTTATCAATTGGTTCTATTTATTCTTTATTACCGGAACCAATCATAAGAAAGTGAAAGAGGGACTAAGTGTTGATGTGTTCACAACCGCGATGCCCGGGGAACCTTACGAGATGTTTGAGAAAACATTGAGTGCAATAGCAAAGATACAATACCCTCATACCAGTTATCTTCTTGACGGTGGAAATGATCCAAAGCTTCAAAAGCTTTGCCAAAAATTGGGTGTTATCCACCTTGATTGCAGCAAGGTTGAAGGTGCTAAAGCTGGGAAGGTAAACTATGCCATGCAACGATCCTCAGGGGAATATATACTGGTAATCGACCCTGATCATATTCCGGAAGATAACTTTTTCCATCAGGTGCTTGGTCATTTCGATGATCCACAGGTAGGTTTTGTGCAGGTTGTTCAGGGGTATTATAATCAAAGTGAAAGTTTTGTCGCACGGGCATCCGCTGAGCAGACGTATGATTTTTACGGGCCTACAATGATGGGGATGCAGGGGCTGGGTACGACCGTTGCCATAGGGGCTAACTGCACTTTCAGACGGTCGGCTTTGGAAAGTATTGGTGGTCACGCTGTACATTTAGCAGAAGATCTGGTGACATCGATACGTCTGCACGCTTCAGGGTGGAAGAGTGCTTATGTCCCGTACAAACTTACCTCTGGTTTGGCTCCTGGAGACCTGGGGGCATATTTTAAACAGCAGCTTAAATGGTGTACCGGAATGTTTGGGGCATTTAGCCAGGAAGTCTTGCCCAGGTTTAAAAAACTGAAATTTTCTCAAAAGCTTCATTACCTCTTTGCTGGTTCTTATTATTTAGAAGGGCTTGCAACCGCTATCACCTGTATTTTACCGATCATTTTTCTCTTTTTCGGTTTATGGGCTGTAGAAATGGAGTTTACAGAGTTTTTGATTCATTTGGCTCCCTATGCTCTCATGTGTCTGGTTATTAGTTGGTACGTTCAGCGTTGGTTTAGACATCCGGACGAAAAAGGGTTTTTGTGGCGTAGTATGGTACTAAAAAAAGGAACCTGGCCGATCTATATCATCGGGCTTATAAACTGGATAACACGACAGAAAGTTCCCTATCTTCCAACTCCTAAAAAAAAGGAGTGTAAAACATTTACCGGGCTTGTGATACCTCACCTTTTTATAGTTGTCCTTTCTGTTGCCGCAGTTGTTTACAGTATTTTAACTTACGATAGGATGGAGAGTGGGGTTTGGGTCATGATTTTCTTTGCAGTATGTAATGTAATCCTCATGCTGCCGGTTGTAGTTATTGCTCACTCTCAGTGGTTTACATCAAAAGGTGGGTCCAATGAATAA
- a CDS encoding glycosyl hydrolase: protein MNKKYTVAGLTVLYCSFLAVLFLGVLEFEKFARNWYFENITRRNVVEINSVDINECVLGIYRPELPYVFSKTEEIEEGIGEQFNIISFYQAWGDGEGHTFPMALMEHVHQSNRVPMLTWEPWVNRFHSDYLRPMPQREIGLVRDIADGVYDAYIEQWAKGAVRWGKPFFLRFAHEMSNPQYPWSPDNKNTEEDFIDAWIHVRSIFASVGATNAIWVWSPYKVGDIKYYPGDDYVDWVALDIFNYGDLIQGNQWARWLTFDQLLTPIYLELEDIDKPFMIAEVGSVAMGGSREVWYREMFEQITNKFKKIRAVIFFDNPADRTSGRKIDWALNEYDIEEIRGVLPSTCFTFLGNYKYSLTK from the coding sequence ATGAATAAAAAGTACACTGTAGCCGGTTTAACAGTTTTATATTGTAGCTTTTTGGCGGTACTGTTTCTAGGTGTGCTTGAGTTTGAGAAATTTGCCCGAAACTGGTACTTTGAAAATATAACCCGAAGAAATGTTGTAGAAATTAATTCAGTTGATATAAACGAATGTGTACTTGGCATATACAGGCCTGAGTTGCCTTATGTGTTTTCAAAAACCGAGGAGATTGAAGAAGGAATAGGTGAGCAGTTTAATATCATCTCCTTTTATCAGGCCTGGGGAGATGGTGAAGGACACACTTTTCCAATGGCTCTTATGGAGCATGTTCATCAAAGCAACAGAGTGCCTATGCTCACATGGGAGCCCTGGGTTAACAGGTTTCACAGTGATTATCTTCGTCCCATGCCACAAAGAGAAATCGGATTGGTGAGGGACATTGCAGATGGTGTGTATGATGCGTACATAGAGCAGTGGGCCAAAGGTGCTGTGAGATGGGGAAAACCATTTTTTCTCAGGTTCGCGCACGAGATGTCAAACCCCCAGTATCCATGGTCACCAGATAACAAAAATACAGAAGAAGATTTTATCGATGCATGGATCCATGTGCGTTCAATATTCGCTTCTGTTGGAGCAACCAACGCTATATGGGTATGGAGCCCCTATAAGGTTGGAGACATAAAATATTATCCGGGGGATGACTATGTCGACTGGGTGGCTCTTGATATATTTAACTACGGCGATCTTATTCAGGGTAATCAATGGGCACGATGGCTTACATTCGATCAACTGCTTACCCCTATATACCTTGAACTGGAGGACATTGACAAACCTTTTATGATTGCTGAAGTGGGGTCGGTTGCCATGGGAGGAAGCAGGGAAGTATGGTATAGGGAGATGTTTGAACAGATCACCAATAAATTCAAAAAAATCAGGGCCGTGATTTTCTTTGATAACCCTGCAGACAGGACCTCTGGAAGAAAAATCGACTGGGCTTTAAATGAATACGATATTGAAGAGATCAGAGGTGTACTTCCATCCACCTGTTTCACTTTCCTGGGCAATTATAAATATTCACTGACAAAATAG
- a CDS encoding BspA family leucine-rich repeat surface protein produces the protein MRQLLLFLLCSLVLFSISCRNPQDPMERASFNLYLYDEESPIIAGEPFTVIMDLEGGNYIERFTVEFGDSRDPETIDTLSTDDWDENLPLTLTYDSADTYTLLITVEFLRNVRREAELDLKVYPGYSIIYNSSDHDSGDVPQNTMRYKAGESATVLGNSGGLTREGFEFFGWSTDSDSSSAIVKAGDTLIIDEEDIYLYARWAKVSVTDSFTVRFDHNYDSLVTTQIVADGAILEKPSEPQKRKGYTFEGWYSDQSMNEEWNFKEEVIISDTTLFAYWNVVTYEISYTLNNGSNHDDNPRFYTIESEAISLKNASREGFSFLGWFVDSVRISQIESGSTGDLTLEAKWTEDPVFFIAYHGNGNTGGSAPDTALYEEGAEVTMAGAGSLTRTGHQFVGWNTDPDGEGDSFDPNDTFEMGADDLIVHAQWEPKVYTVSFDSNGGSEVDSQRVNHGENAEEPDVPQREGYRFSGWYRDRSLTALFDFQEIAIEHDRTIYAKWTPLPNTVNFDANDGSGSMDPQTIATDQTAPLDSNQFSRAGYTFNGWNTEPDGSGESYEDEAEFTMGTEGVILYAQWNANNNTLRFDTNGGSGVMDPQIIATDQTVPLDSNRFNRTGYSFDGWNTETDGSGVSYEDEAEFTMGAEDVILYAQWNVKQYTITFNSKGGTEVDSMTQDFGTAVSAPDDPERAGYAFEGWEPELPETMPAENIKHTAQWSANENTITFNANGGSGVMDPQILATDQTTPLDSNQFSRTGHTFDGWNTETDGSGDAYEDGAEFIMGTEGLTLYAQWQINQYTITFDSNGGTEIDPITQDFGTDITTPEEPTREGYFFKGWEPELPDTMPAENRTLTARWGHPMVLVFNTELSPGTTIALPLNGDVNVVVDWGDGNRDTIRSRGDYDHTYNDENEYEVSIIGELTHYGRIGSSNVPSYSKLRKVTNFGDLGITSLHGAFRGAENLEEVPNFLPESVTDMRSMFAEATSFNQDIGSWDVSSVTNMAYMFSGAWRFNQDIGSWDVSSVTNMAYMFSGAWRFNQDIGAWDVSSVTNMAYMFYRHLSFNQDIGSWDVSSVTNMAYMFYGAWTFNQNIGSWNVSSVTTMEEMFSGATSFDQNIGRWDVSNVNSMLGMFNRAESFNQNIASWDVSRVTNVASMFASATSFNQDIGEWNVSGVTNMAGMFSYASSFDQDISLWDVSSVTDMEEMFAGATSFNQDIGSWNVSNVTNMRIVFFGATSFNQDIGSWDVSSVTDMSGMFYGATSFDQNTGNWDVSSVTMMDWMFEGVTLSVENYDALLNGWATQDLQSGVRFGVGNSQYSSDAADARNILENDFNWAITDGGLAE, from the coding sequence ATGAGACAGCTCTTACTGTTTTTGCTCTGCTCACTTGTTTTATTTAGCATATCATGTAGAAATCCTCAAGATCCCATGGAACGTGCCTCGTTCAATTTATACCTGTATGATGAAGAAAGCCCGATTATTGCCGGTGAACCTTTTACGGTCATAATGGATCTGGAGGGTGGTAACTACATTGAGCGGTTCACTGTTGAATTTGGGGACTCAAGAGACCCTGAAACTATTGATACGCTTAGCACTGATGACTGGGATGAAAACCTACCGCTGACCCTCACCTACGATTCGGCCGATACCTATACACTCTTAATAACAGTTGAATTTCTACGCAATGTGCGAAGAGAGGCAGAGCTTGATTTGAAAGTTTATCCTGGTTACAGTATTATATACAACAGCTCCGACCACGATTCCGGCGATGTACCTCAAAATACCATGCGCTACAAAGCCGGCGAGAGTGCAACAGTCCTTGGTAATAGCGGCGGGCTCACAAGAGAGGGGTTTGAGTTTTTTGGATGGAGTACTGATAGCGACTCCTCCTCCGCGATAGTTAAAGCAGGAGACACGCTTATCATAGACGAGGAGGATATATACCTCTATGCCCGGTGGGCTAAGGTAAGCGTAACAGACAGTTTCACGGTAAGATTTGACCATAATTACGATTCGTTAGTCACCACACAGATTGTTGCTGATGGAGCGATTTTAGAAAAACCCTCCGAGCCTCAAAAAAGAAAGGGCTATACTTTTGAAGGGTGGTACAGTGATCAGAGTATGAATGAGGAGTGGAATTTTAAAGAAGAAGTAATAATCAGCGACACTACCCTTTTTGCCTACTGGAATGTTGTTACCTACGAAATCTCTTACACTCTTAACAACGGAAGCAACCACGACGATAATCCCAGGTTCTACACTATAGAATCTGAAGCTATATCACTAAAGAATGCATCAAGAGAGGGTTTTAGTTTTCTTGGGTGGTTTGTGGATTCGGTAAGGATATCACAGATAGAGAGTGGTTCAACGGGTGACCTGACATTAGAGGCAAAGTGGACAGAAGACCCGGTATTTTTTATTGCCTATCATGGAAACGGCAATACTGGCGGCAGCGCTCCCGACACAGCACTTTATGAAGAGGGGGCAGAGGTTACTATGGCCGGAGCAGGTAGCCTTACCCGCACGGGACATCAATTCGTGGGCTGGAATACCGATCCGGATGGAGAAGGCGACTCCTTTGATCCCAATGACACATTTGAGATGGGAGCTGATGACCTCATAGTACATGCGCAGTGGGAGCCAAAAGTGTACACCGTTTCGTTTGATAGCAATGGTGGTTCAGAAGTAGACTCACAGAGAGTTAATCATGGAGAGAATGCAGAAGAGCCAGATGTACCGCAGAGGGAAGGGTACCGTTTCAGTGGATGGTACAGAGACAGAAGCCTTACCGCTTTATTTGATTTTCAGGAAATCGCGATAGAACATGATCGTACAATCTATGCAAAGTGGACACCACTTCCCAATACCGTTAACTTTGATGCCAATGATGGCTCAGGGAGTATGGATCCTCAGACTATTGCCACCGACCAAACAGCACCTCTTGACTCAAACCAGTTTAGCCGTGCAGGGTACACCTTTAACGGTTGGAATACCGAACCTGATGGCAGTGGTGAATCTTATGAGGATGAAGCAGAGTTTACCATGGGAACAGAGGGGGTAATCCTCTATGCTCAATGGAATGCAAATAATAATACTTTAAGGTTCGATACCAATGGGGGAAGCGGCGTAATGGATCCGCAGATTATTGCCACTGACCAAACAGTACCGCTTGACTCCAACCGGTTTAACCGTACAGGTTATAGCTTTGATGGTTGGAATACCGAAACCGATGGCAGTGGTGTATCTTATGAGGATGAAGCAGAGTTTACCATGGGAGCAGAGGATGTAATCCTCTACGCCCAGTGGAATGTCAAGCAATACACGATCACTTTTAACAGTAAGGGTGGTACTGAGGTCGATTCTATGACTCAGGATTTTGGTACTGCAGTTAGCGCCCCTGATGACCCGGAACGTGCGGGTTATGCCTTTGAAGGTTGGGAGCCTGAGCTTCCTGAGACCATGCCTGCTGAGAATATTAAGCATACCGCCCAATGGAGTGCAAACGAAAACACCATAACGTTCAATGCTAATGGGGGAAGTGGCGTAATGGATCCGCAGATACTTGCCACCGACCAAACAACACCTCTTGACTCAAACCAGTTTAGCCGTACAGGTCACACTTTTGATGGTTGGAATACCGAAACCGATGGTAGCGGTGATGCTTATGAGGATGGAGCAGAGTTTATCATGGGAACAGAGGGGCTAACACTCTATGCTCAATGGCAGATAAACCAGTACACGATCACTTTTGACAGTAATGGTGGCACTGAAATCGATCCAATAACTCAGGACTTTGGCACGGATATAACCACACCGGAAGAGCCCACCCGTGAGGGGTATTTTTTTAAAGGGTGGGAACCTGAACTGCCTGATACTATGCCGGCAGAGAATAGAACACTAACTGCCCGATGGGGGCATCCGATGGTGCTTGTCTTTAACACAGAGCTATCGCCAGGAACAACTATAGCACTTCCCCTAAATGGTGATGTGAATGTTGTAGTTGATTGGGGTGATGGCAATAGAGATACAATTCGCAGTAGAGGCGATTATGATCACACATATAACGATGAAAATGAATACGAAGTGTCAATTATAGGTGAGCTGACCCACTATGGTCGGATAGGTTCAAGTAACGTGCCAAGTTATAGTAAATTGCGTAAGGTAACAAACTTTGGTGATCTTGGTATTACCTCTTTACATGGAGCATTCCGGGGCGCAGAAAACCTTGAGGAAGTACCGAATTTTTTGCCAGAGAGTGTTACTGATATGAGGTCCATGTTTGCGGAAGCCACCTCCTTTAACCAGGACATCGGGTCGTGGGATGTCTCCAGTGTTACCAATATGGCTTATATGTTTTCTGGTGCCTGGAGATTTAACCAGGACATCGGGTCGTGGGATGTCTCCAGTGTTACCAATATGGCTTATATGTTTTCTGGTGCCTGGAGATTTAACCAGGACATCGGGGCGTGGGATGTCTCCAGTGTAACCAATATGGCTTATATGTTTTATCGGCACTTATCATTTAACCAGGATATCGGCTCATGGGATGTCTCCAGTGTAACCAATATGGCTTATATGTTTTATGGTGCCTGGACATTTAACCAGAATATCGGCTCGTGGAATGTCTCCAGTGTTACCACAATGGAGGAAATGTTCAGTGGTGCCACCTCCTTTGACCAGAATATCGGGCGGTGGGATGTTTCCAATGTCAATAGTATGCTTGGCATGTTTAACAGAGCTGAATCCTTTAACCAAAATATAGCGTCGTGGGATGTGTCAAGGGTTACCAATGTGGCGTCTATGTTTGCAAGTGCCACTTCCTTTAACCAGGATATCGGGGAGTGGAATGTCTCCGGTGTAACAAATATGGCGGGAATGTTTTCTTATGCCTCTTCCTTTGACCAGGATATCAGTTTATGGGATGTTTCAAGTGTCACCGATATGGAAGAAATGTTTGCAGGAGCCACCTCCTTTAACCAGGATATCGGGTCGTGGAACGTGTCAAATGTTACCAATATGAGAATTGTGTTTTTTGGTGCCACCTCCTTTAACCAGGATATCGGATCGTGGGATGTTTCAAGTGTCACAGATATGTCTGGTATGTTTTACGGTGCCACCTCCTTTGACCAGAATACCGGAAATTGGGATGTGTCAAGTGTCACCATGATGGACTGGATGTTTGAAGGAGTTACCCTTTCTGTAGAAAACTATGATGCCCTGCTTAATGGGTGGGCAACTCAAGATCTTCAGAGTGGAGTGCGCTTTGGTGTTGGAAACAGCCAGTACTCTTCAGATGCAGCAGATGCACGAAATATACTTGAAAACGATTTTAATTGGGCTATTACAGATGGTGGTTTAGCGGAATAA